One part of the Amaranthus tricolor cultivar Red isolate AtriRed21 chromosome 16, ASM2621246v1, whole genome shotgun sequence genome encodes these proteins:
- the LOC130802426 gene encoding protein MIZU-KUSSEI 1-like, whose translation MAKGSEDLRINLQNEQRILTGDGRQSGKPLRPSTQTEIESKKKLSVSKFSSFFTKSKSGDLGSKLVGTLFGYRRGHVHIAFQQNPKTTPAFLIELSTPTSVLVREMASGLVRVALECDKKWDKKGMKLLEEPLWRAYCNGKKCGYALCRDCGPHEWRVLQSLGPITMGAGVLPGGADDGNGVQFEGELMYMRAKFERIVGSEDSEAF comes from the exons ATGGCCAAAGGTAGTGAAGATCTTCGAATAAACCTCCAAAACGAACAAAGGATACTAACCGGGGACGGAAGGCAGTCAGGAAAGCCCCTCCGACCCTCAACTCAGACggagattgaat ctaaaaagaaactCTCAGTTTCAAAATTCTCATCATTTTTTACAAAATCCAAATCAGGAGATCTTGGGTCTAAACTTGTGGGTACTCTATTTGGGTATAGACGTGGGCATGTTCATATTGCATTTCAACAAAACCCTAAAACTACACCTGCTTTTTTGATTGAGCTTTCTACTCCTACTAGTGTTCTTGTTAGAGAAATGGCTTCTGGGTTAGTAAGGGTTGCATTGGAATGTGAtaaaaagtgggataaaaaagGGATGAAATTGTTGGAAGAGCCTCTTTGGAGGGCTTATTGTAATGGGAAAAAGTGTGGGTATGCTTTGTGCCGGGATTGTGGGCCCCATGAGTGGCGGGTGTTACAATCTTTGGGGCCCATTACGATGGGGGCGGGTGTTTTGCCCGGCGGAGCCGAC GATGGTAATGGTGTTCAGTTTGAGGGGGAGTTGATGTATATGAGAGCTAAATTTGAGAGGATTGTCGGATCTGAAGATTCGGAAGCGTTTTAA